One window from the genome of Hemitrygon akajei chromosome 4, sHemAka1.3, whole genome shotgun sequence encodes:
- the atoh1a gene encoding protein atonal homolog 1a, whose translation MSQMHSEDWTGMKELATDRCVQQTDPRYPAPAAVAPLSLLDTDPRGWLAPSLQSTCPAHGDYLAPGPSDELLLLEPGTELEPPLQCKSPQLKVRELCKLKGVGLQELGCRQRAPPSRHVSGVQKQRRLAANARERRRMHGLNHAFDQLRNVIPSFNNDKKLSKYETLQMAQIYISALAELLQGGGEPGPKGEASSRAAGIATPGCRRHSHTAFPVQFSFQEGGPLDLSQDEMATQDNSKTSPRSHRSDGEFSPHSHYSDSEDVPLDLQSEDEELSGLQQPPNYQ comes from the coding sequence ATGAGCCAAATGCATTCGGAAGACTGGACGGGGATGAAGGAACTGGCGACCGACAGGTGTGTACAGCAAACGGATCCGCGGTACCCGGCGCCGGCGGCAGTCGCTCCGCTCTCTCTGCTGGACACCGATCCGAGAGGTTGGCTCGCGCCCAGTTTGCAAAGCACCTGCCCGGCTCACGGGGACTACCTGGCACCTGGGCCGTCGGACGAGCTGCTGCTGCTCGAGCCCGGAACGGAGCTGGAACCGCCGTTGCAATGCAAGAGCCCGCAGCTCAAAGTACGGGAGCTTTGCAAGCTGAAGGGCGTGGGTTTGCAGGAgctgggctgccggcagcgggcTCCGCCGAGCAGGCATGTGAGCGGCGTGCAGAAACAGAGGAGGCTGGCCGCCAACGCcagggagaggaggagaatgcACGGTTTGAACCACGCCTTCGATCAGCTACGGAACGTCATCCCATCGTTCAACAACGACAAGAAACTGTCCAAGTACGAGACTTTGCAGATGGCGCAGATTTACATCAGCGCACTGGCCGAACTGTTGCAAGGAGGGGGCGAGCCCGGACCCAAGGGCGAGGCTTCGTCCCGGGCTGCAGGCATCGCCACTCCGGGCTGCAGGCGTCACTCGCACACGGCTTTCCCTGTGCAGTTCTCCTTTCAGGAGGGGGGTCCGCTGGACCTATCACAGGACGAGATGGCCACCCAGGACAACAGCAAGACCTCCCCACGCTCTCACCGGAGTGACGGCGAGTTCTCCCCGCACTCCCACTACAGTGACTCTGAAGATGTTCCCTTAGACTTGCAGAGCGAAGACGAAGAACTCTCTGGGCTGCAACAGCCCCCAAATTACCAATAA